Proteins found in one Methylobacterium sp. CB376 genomic segment:
- a CDS encoding methyl-accepting chemotaxis protein: MSVQPLSIRTKLIAAFTLLGLVIVGLGALGLVSTQRMREQSAAVEKDWLPGVRALGEIDTRAARLNGVLFRHILATDPALTATIEKDLVRFGTWVEEAKAKYERLINAPEERALYDAYRRTAEAFEAERQIVLDLSRRGEKAAAFQHYETKAIGPRRAMSDALEKLVAYTNDGAERAQAMSEGAYDTARTMAWLGIAAGLALAVALAGLIVRGVTRGIASVVAPMQALAAGDVSAAIPHRGERTELGTLADGVQVFKDSLLRMRALEEDSQAARAGAEAQRRAAMREMADGFEQAVGSIVGLVSAAASQLQATAQGMAGAATMTAEQSTSVAAAAEEAATNVNTVAAAAEELGASVREISRQVGGSAELAREAVQEAGVTAESVRELSAAMGKIGDVVTMITAIAGQTNLLALNATIEAARAGEAGRGFAVVAAEVKELANQTARATEEITAQIARIQGTTGQTVSAIGAITRRIEEISRVATSIAAAVEEQGAATQEIVRSVAQAAEGTGEVTANVGGLAAAAGETGAAASQVLAASSDLSRQSDQLGREVNDFLARVRAA, from the coding sequence GTGTCGGTCCAGCCCCTGTCCATCCGCACGAAATTGATCGCTGCGTTCACGCTTCTCGGCCTCGTCATCGTGGGGCTCGGCGCCCTCGGCCTCGTCAGCACCCAACGGATGCGCGAGCAATCGGCGGCCGTCGAGAAGGACTGGCTCCCGGGCGTGCGCGCCCTGGGCGAGATCGACACGCGGGCGGCGCGGCTGAACGGTGTCCTCTTCCGCCACATCCTGGCCACCGATCCGGCCCTCACGGCCACGATCGAGAAGGACCTGGTGCGGTTCGGCACCTGGGTCGAGGAGGCCAAGGCCAAGTACGAGCGCCTGATCAACGCGCCGGAGGAGCGCGCGCTCTACGATGCCTATCGCCGGACCGCCGAGGCGTTCGAGGCCGAGCGCCAGATCGTCCTCGACCTGTCGCGCCGGGGCGAGAAGGCGGCGGCCTTCCAGCATTACGAGACGAAGGCGATCGGGCCGCGCCGGGCGATGTCGGACGCCCTCGAGAAGCTGGTCGCCTACACCAACGACGGGGCGGAGCGGGCCCAGGCGATGAGCGAGGGCGCCTACGACACCGCCCGCACCATGGCCTGGCTCGGCATCGCGGCCGGGCTCGCCCTGGCGGTCGCCCTCGCCGGCCTGATCGTGCGGGGCGTCACGCGGGGCATCGCCTCGGTGGTCGCGCCCATGCAGGCGCTCGCCGCCGGCGACGTCTCGGCGGCGATCCCGCACCGGGGCGAGCGGACCGAGCTCGGCACCCTGGCGGACGGGGTCCAGGTCTTCAAGGACAGCCTGCTGCGCATGCGCGCCCTGGAGGAGGACAGCCAGGCGGCGCGGGCGGGCGCGGAGGCGCAGCGGCGCGCGGCCATGCGGGAGATGGCGGACGGCTTCGAGCAGGCGGTCGGCAGCATCGTCGGCCTCGTCTCGGCCGCGGCGAGCCAGCTCCAGGCCACCGCCCAGGGCATGGCGGGGGCCGCCACGATGACGGCGGAGCAATCGACCAGCGTCGCGGCCGCCGCCGAGGAGGCGGCCACCAACGTCAACACCGTCGCGGCCGCCGCCGAGGAACTCGGCGCCTCGGTGCGGGAGATCAGCCGGCAGGTCGGCGGATCGGCCGAACTCGCCCGCGAGGCGGTGCAGGAGGCCGGCGTCACGGCCGAGTCGGTGCGCGAACTCAGCGCCGCGATGGGCAAGATCGGCGACGTGGTGACCATGATCACGGCGATCGCCGGCCAGACGAACCTGCTGGCCTTGAACGCCACGATCGAGGCGGCGCGGGCCGGCGAGGCCGGCCGCGGCTTCGCGGTGGTCGCCGCCGAGGTCAAGGAACTCGCCAACCAGACCGCGCGCGCGACCGAGGAGATCACCGCCCAGATCGCCCGCATCCAGGGCACCACGGGCCAGACGGTCTCGGCGATCGGCGCGATCACGCGGCGGATCGAGGAGATCAGCCGGGTGGCGACCTCGATCGCCGCCGCCGTCGAGGAGCAGGGCGCGGCGACGCAGGAGATCGTGCGCAGCGTCGCCCAGGCCGCCGAGGGGACCGGCGAGGTGACGGCCAATGTCGGCGGGCTCGCGGCCGCCGCGGGCGAGACCGGCGCGGCGGCCTCCCAGGTCCTGGCGGCCTCCTCGGACCTCTCGCGCCAGTCGGACCAGCTCGGCCGCGAGGTGAACGACTTCCTCGCCCGCGTGCGCGCCGCCTGA
- a CDS encoding BLUF domain-containing protein encodes MIHQLVYYSRNTVQGGDRAMLTNLREIVSASQRNNGRDGITGFLIFDKTWFVQILEGDRARVSDTYARIGRDTRHSAATIVTVQNVPARLFPNWTMGGAMRNPEMQEVFLAHGIGGPLDPVRMSARQILGLAVDLDAFERAKREPQRLAG; translated from the coding sequence ATGATCCACCAGCTCGTCTATTACAGCCGCAACACCGTGCAGGGCGGCGACCGCGCGATGCTGACCAACCTGCGCGAGATCGTGTCGGCCTCGCAGCGCAACAACGGCCGGGACGGCATCACCGGCTTCCTGATCTTCGACAAGACGTGGTTCGTGCAGATCCTGGAGGGCGACCGCGCCCGCGTCTCGGACACCTACGCGCGGATCGGGCGGGACACGCGCCACAGCGCGGCGACGATCGTGACCGTGCAGAACGTCCCGGCGCGGCTCTTCCCGAACTGGACCATGGGCGGCGCGATGCGCAACCCGGAGATGCAGGAGGTCTTCCTGGCCCACGGCATCGGCGGCCCGCTCGATCCGGTCCGGATGAGCGCCCGGCAGATCCTCGGCCTCGCCGTCGATCTCGACGCCTTCGAGCGCGCCAAGCGCGAGCCCCAGCGCCTCGCCGGCTGA
- a CDS encoding NAD(P)H-dependent oxidoreductase gives MSLHHALAARAQAGRPVRVALIGAGKFGSMFLSQAPRTPGLHVLGIADLNPQRARAATARVGWPAEQVAARSVAEALRGGGTFVTDDAAALIAADGVDVVIEATGHPGAGIRHALLCCRHGRHVVMVNVEADALAGPLLARQAAEAGILYSFAYGDQPALIAELVDWARTAGFPVVCAGKGTKYLPAYHASTPDTVWGHYGFTPEQVAAGDFNPQMFNSFLDGTKSALEMAAVANACRLDPGPDGLAFPPCGVDDLPSVLRPREAGGALPFAGTVEVVSSLERDGRPVFRDLRWGVYVVIEAPSDYVRRCFAEYGLRTDASGRYAAMYKPYHLIGLELGLSVASLVVRGEPTGATREFRADVVATAKRDLRAGDRLDGEGGHTVYGRLMPASASLAAGGLPIGLAHGFTLTRPVPAGSLVRWEDVSFNSEDPAVRLRREMETLFAREAGVRT, from the coding sequence GTGAGTCTCCATCATGCACTCGCCGCCCGAGCGCAGGCCGGCCGGCCCGTCCGCGTCGCGCTGATCGGCGCCGGCAAGTTCGGTTCCATGTTCCTGTCGCAGGCGCCGCGCACGCCGGGCCTCCACGTCCTCGGCATCGCCGATCTCAACCCGCAGCGCGCCCGGGCGGCGACGGCGCGGGTCGGCTGGCCGGCCGAGCAGGTCGCGGCCCGCTCGGTCGCCGAGGCCCTGCGCGGCGGCGGCACCTTCGTGACCGACGACGCTGCGGCGCTGATCGCCGCCGACGGGGTCGACGTGGTGATCGAGGCCACCGGCCATCCGGGCGCCGGCATCCGCCACGCCCTGCTCTGCTGCCGCCACGGCCGCCACGTGGTCATGGTCAACGTCGAGGCCGACGCGCTGGCCGGGCCCCTCCTCGCCCGGCAGGCGGCCGAGGCCGGGATCCTCTACTCCTTCGCCTATGGCGACCAGCCGGCGCTGATCGCCGAATTGGTCGATTGGGCCCGCACCGCGGGATTCCCGGTCGTCTGCGCCGGAAAGGGCACCAAGTACCTGCCCGCCTACCACGCCTCGACGCCCGACACCGTCTGGGGCCATTACGGCTTCACGCCCGAGCAGGTGGCCGCCGGGGACTTCAACCCGCAGATGTTCAACTCCTTCCTGGACGGCACCAAGTCCGCCCTGGAGATGGCGGCGGTCGCCAATGCCTGCCGGCTCGATCCCGGCCCGGACGGCCTCGCCTTCCCGCCCTGCGGGGTCGACGACCTGCCGAGCGTGCTGCGCCCGCGCGAGGCGGGCGGCGCCCTGCCCTTCGCCGGCACCGTCGAGGTGGTCTCCTCGCTGGAGCGGGACGGGCGCCCGGTCTTCCGCGACCTGCGCTGGGGCGTCTACGTGGTGATCGAGGCGCCCTCGGACTACGTGCGCCGCTGCTTCGCCGAGTACGGGCTGCGCACCGACGCGAGCGGGCGCTACGCGGCGATGTACAAGCCCTACCACCTGATCGGGCTCGAACTCGGCCTCTCGGTGGCGAGCCTGGTGGTGCGCGGCGAGCCCACCGGCGCCACGCGCGAGTTCCGCGCCGACGTGGTGGCGACCGCCAAGCGCGACCTGCGGGCCGGCGACCGCCTCGACGGCGAGGGCGGCCACACGGTCTACGGCCGCCTGATGCCGGCCTCCGCCTCGCTCGCCGCGGGCGGCCTGCCGATCGGCCTCGCCCACGGCTTCACGCTGACCCGGCCGGTGCCGGCCGGCAGCCTCGTGCGCTGGGAGGACGTCTCGTTCAACAGCGAGGACCCGGCGGTCCGCCTGCGGCGCGAGATGGAAACCCTGTTCGCCCGGGAAGCCGGAGTCAGGACCTGA
- a CDS encoding GNAT family N-acetyltransferase: MSLRDNTEAKRFELAVGGQVVFADYDRRDGSLAILYVYAPPSLRGTGAAGRLMAEIAAQARRERLRILPYCGYAAAWLRRHPDHRDLVG, encoded by the coding sequence ATGAGCCTGCGCGACAACACAGAGGCGAAGCGCTTCGAGCTCGCGGTGGGCGGGCAGGTCGTGTTCGCCGATTACGACCGGCGGGACGGGAGCCTCGCCATCCTGTACGTCTACGCGCCGCCCTCGCTGCGGGGCACCGGCGCGGCCGGCCGCCTGATGGCGGAGATCGCCGCACAGGCCCGCCGCGAGCGGCTGCGCATCCTGCCCTATTGCGGCTACGCGGCCGCTTGGCTGCGGCGGCATCCTGATCATCGCGACCTGGTCGGGTGA
- a CDS encoding SDR family NAD(P)-dependent oxidoreductase, with translation MRDHVLITGAGSGIGLATARALAARGDRLLLVLRPGAPDPPGPWPADTLVLRCDLARPPQIRALAGDLAAIAPRIDVVLANAAVQPWRRILTPEGLELGFATGVLGTYCLIEAVRPFLARAPSPRLVVTGSLVHRWGRYDLPGLFRGEPFDPNATYFATKLAQMQLVTAFARALRAERVAVHALEPGMTRTAFARHFRGVFRLMAWLWRPFMRAPEAVAQDFAALIARDDLLALTGTTWHRGRPRPAAAAALDAVAAEHLVAGLRGLLAGPAGTAPGSRAEAAAPRPA, from the coding sequence ATGCGCGACCATGTTCTCATCACCGGCGCCGGCTCGGGCATCGGCCTCGCGACGGCCCGCGCGCTGGCCGCCCGCGGCGACCGCCTCCTCCTGGTGCTGCGCCCCGGCGCGCCCGATCCGCCCGGCCCCTGGCCCGCGGACACGCTCGTCCTGCGCTGCGACCTCGCCCGCCCGCCGCAGATCCGCGCCCTGGCCGGGGATCTGGCGGCCATCGCGCCGCGCATCGACGTCGTCCTCGCCAACGCGGCGGTGCAGCCCTGGCGGCGCATCCTGACGCCCGAGGGGCTGGAACTCGGCTTCGCCACCGGCGTCCTCGGCACCTACTGCCTGATCGAGGCGGTTCGCCCATTCCTCGCCCGGGCCCCCTCTCCCCGGCTCGTCGTCACCGGCTCCCTGGTGCATCGCTGGGGCCGCTACGATCTCCCGGGCCTCTTCCGGGGCGAGCCGTTCGATCCGAACGCGACCTACTTCGCCACGAAGCTCGCCCAGATGCAGCTCGTGACCGCCTTCGCGCGCGCCCTGCGCGCCGAGCGCGTCGCCGTGCACGCCCTCGAACCGGGCATGACGCGCACCGCCTTCGCCCGGCACTTCCGGGGCGTCTTCCGGCTGATGGCGTGGCTGTGGCGTCCCTTCATGCGCGCGCCCGAGGCGGTGGCGCAGGACTTCGCCGCCCTGATCGCCCGCGACGACCTGCTCGCGCTGACCGGAACGACCTGGCACCGGGGCCGCCCGCGGCCTGCCGCCGCGGCCGCCCTCGACGCGGTCGCCGCCGAGCACCTGGTCGCCGGCCTGCGCGGCCTCCTCGCGGGTCCCGCCGGGACGGCGCCCGGGAGCCGGGCGGAGGCGGCCGCGCCGCGCCCCGCCTGA
- a CDS encoding acid phosphatase — translation MRRLLALLLVGLAQVARAEEAAPPVRADPVAPEAPARQPYLAPGALDTIAVLAPPPQAGTEAEAADRLTFARTRALKGTPRWALATADVAGGARALLADFSCALGTSLDSTQLPVTTALLERARLDVAAAVEAPKEHYRRTRPHVGNGLPVCVARSERLARSASYPSGHATEGWTFALILASAAPAQATGILRRGRIYGESRLVCGVHWRSDVEAGRTAGAALYAALVASAPFRADLDRARAELAAVLARPAQPPEEATCAREAGAAAEPLP, via the coding sequence ATGCGCCGCCTCCTCGCCCTCCTCCTCGTCGGTCTCGCGCAGGTCGCCCGGGCCGAGGAGGCCGCGCCGCCGGTGCGGGCGGATCCGGTCGCGCCGGAGGCGCCGGCGCGCCAGCCCTACCTCGCCCCCGGCGCCCTCGACACCATCGCCGTGCTGGCGCCGCCGCCGCAGGCCGGGACGGAGGCGGAGGCCGCCGACCGGCTGACCTTCGCGCGCACCCGGGCGCTCAAAGGGACGCCGCGCTGGGCGCTCGCCACCGCCGACGTGGCGGGCGGGGCGAGGGCCCTCCTGGCGGATTTCTCCTGCGCCCTCGGCACAAGCCTCGATTCGACGCAGCTGCCGGTCACCACGGCCCTGCTCGAACGCGCGCGGCTCGACGTGGCGGCGGCGGTCGAGGCGCCCAAGGAGCATTACCGGCGGACCCGGCCGCATGTCGGCAACGGCCTGCCGGTCTGCGTCGCCCGCAGCGAGCGGCTGGCGCGGAGCGCCTCCTACCCGTCCGGTCACGCGACCGAGGGCTGGACCTTCGCGCTGATCCTCGCCTCGGCCGCGCCCGCGCAGGCGACCGGGATCCTGCGCCGCGGCCGCATCTACGGGGAGAGCCGGCTCGTCTGCGGCGTCCACTGGCGCAGCGACGTCGAGGCCGGCCGCACCGCCGGCGCCGCCCTGTACGCCGCCCTGGTGGCCAGCGCCCCTTTCCGGGCCGATCTCGACCGCGCGCGGGCGGAACTCGCCGCGGTGCTCGCCCGGCCGGCGCAGCCGCCCGAGGAGGCGACCTGCGCCCGGGAGGCCGGTGCCGCGGCCGAGCCGCTCCCCTGA
- a CDS encoding TerC family protein, which yields MDSLLQLAADPAAWAALATLVVMEVVLGIDNLIFISILTNKLPPERQAAARRIGIGLALGLRLALLGTVAWIVHLTQPVVTILGHAFSWRDLILIAGGLFLLWKATKEIHHNVDPDPGEGEAGAAAPLSFNAAVAQILVLDLVFSIDSIITAVGMTDHVAIMVIAVLAAVSAMLLAADPLSRFIAAHPTVVMLALGFLIMIGMTLIAEGFGAHVPKGYIYTAMAFSAAVEGLNILGRRARRARATPASRAAPSRGEA from the coding sequence GTGGATTCCCTCCTTCAGCTGGCCGCGGACCCGGCCGCCTGGGCGGCCCTGGCGACCCTCGTCGTCATGGAGGTCGTGCTCGGCATCGACAACCTGATCTTCATCTCGATCCTGACCAACAAGCTGCCGCCGGAGCGGCAGGCCGCCGCCCGCCGCATCGGCATCGGCCTCGCGCTCGGCCTGCGGCTCGCCCTCCTGGGCACCGTCGCCTGGATCGTCCACCTGACCCAGCCGGTCGTGACCATCCTCGGTCACGCCTTCTCCTGGCGGGACCTGATTCTGATCGCGGGCGGCCTGTTCCTGCTCTGGAAGGCGACCAAGGAAATCCACCACAACGTGGATCCCGACCCGGGGGAGGGCGAGGCCGGCGCCGCCGCGCCCCTCAGCTTCAACGCCGCGGTGGCGCAGATCCTCGTGCTCGACCTCGTCTTCTCGATCGACAGCATCATCACGGCGGTGGGCATGACCGACCACGTGGCGATCATGGTGATCGCCGTGCTCGCCGCGGTGAGCGCGATGCTGCTCGCGGCCGACCCGCTCTCGCGCTTCATCGCCGCCCATCCGACGGTCGTGATGCTGGCGCTCGGCTTCCTCATCATGATCGGCATGACGCTGATCGCCGAGGGATTCGGGGCGCACGTGCCGAAGGGCTACATCTACACCGCGATGGCCTTCTCGGCGGCGGTGGAGGGGCTCAACATCCTGGGCCGCCGCGCCCGCAGGGCCCGCGCGACGCCCGCGTCCCGCGCGGCGCCGTCCCGCGGCGAAGCCTGA